The sequence CTACGTGTCCTATCGTTCCCACGTTCTTGTGGGGTTTCGTCCTTTCAAATTTTTCCTTTGCCATAGTACTTTCCTCCGCATAAAATCGGTTGTTATCCCCTGTTTGATTTCCAAAATTTAACATTTACTTCGGAAAATTCAATACCAAATTTAAAGATTTTTTTCATCTATATCTTGACTTTCGAGAATAGAATTATAAAATTACTTTAGTTGTTAATAGTTGAAGGCAGTTTACGGAACGCTCGACACAGACCAGAAAACTTTATTCGTAAATTTTAGGGTTGAAAGTTGTTGGCCTCGAAGGCATGCCGTTTCTGCCTTCGAGGCTTTTTGTATTTTACAACACGTTTTAGAGAGGTTAGGACGTATGGAGAAGCTTACAGGAACAGTAAAGTGGTTCGATTCTAAGAAGGGATACGGCTTTATTACAGCCGACAACGGTCAGGACGTATTCGTTCACTACACAGGTATTGCAGGTGAAGGTTTCAAAACCCTCGAAGAGGGAGAGAGAGTAACTTTCAACATCACAGAAACAGACAAAGGTCTGAAAGCTGTTGACGTAGAAAGAGAATAACAAATAAACCGAACTAAATCTGATTGCCACGGTGTGTCTGAAACGGCGGCACTTCCGTGGCAATTTTTATGGAAAACTACAAATTAGTTTCCTGAAAACAACAAAAGCTAGACTAGAACAATCAACAAAAATTCATATCATATGTAGTAAATTACTAATAATTTTAAGGAGAGTTAAAAGATGAGTTTTTCTTTTGAAAACCTGAGCAGGGACATTCAAGCATCACTTAAAGATATGGGATTTCAAGAACCCACACCCATACAAAAAAAAGCTATACCCATAGCCATGGAAGGATATGACATCGTCGGACAGGCACAGACAGGAACAGGAAAAACAGCAGCATTTGGCATTCCTATAGTAGAGAAACTTGGAAAAGCCAGAGGAGTGAAAGCTTTGATTCTTGTGCCAACCAGAGAACTTGCAATCCAGGTTTCTGACGAATTGTCTTCCATTGCAAAGAGAAGAAGACTTGGAATTTATCCAATATACGGCGGCGTATCCATAGGAAGACAAATTTCCCTATTAAACAAAGGTAGATGCAATGTAGCCGTTGGAACACCGGGAAGAATAAAAGATTTAATAGACAGAGGGGTTTTAGATCTTTCAAATGTCGAAGTCGTCGTCCTTGACGAAGCTGATCAAATGCTTGACATGGGATTTATTGAAGATATCGAATATATCCTCAAAAAGACGTCTGTAGAAAGGCAGACTATGCTCTTTTCGGCAACACTACCAAATGAAATTAAAAAACTTATATCCCGATACCTAAAAAGCAGCTATAAAACCGTAAGGGTAGGAAAATCTGTCATTACACCGAAAGTTAACCAGAAAATCCTGTTTGTTAAGGACAATGACAGATTAAAAGCTCTGACTAAGTTGCTAAAGGACAATAAAGATGAAACAACTATTGTTTTTGTAAAAACACGCCGCGACGCTGCTGATCTGGAAAGAAGACTCCAAGAAAAAGGCATTGATGCAAAAGCAATTCATGGAAATCTTACCCAAAGGCAAAGAGAAAATGTAATGAACGCATTCCGTAAGGGAAGAGTGAAAGTCCTTGTAGCAACTGACGTGGCAGCGAGAGGTATAGATGTAAAAGATGTCGGCATAGTTATAAACTACGAACTTCCTGAAAATCCTGAAATATACGTTCACAGAATCGGAAGAACGGGAAGAGCTGGAAGGGAAGGCACTGCGATAAGCCTTGTAACCGATAATGAAAAAAATAGAATGTATCGCATCAAAGGACTTAACAGAGTAAAGAAGGAAAAATTTAAAGGAGTAACAACGGAAGACATCAAAAAAGAAATCGCTTCTGCAAGAGTCAAACCAACATACGTGAAAATGGCAAAAGATATCCTGAACAGCAGCGAAGAACCGGTTGAAGTTGTAGCTTACCTTCTGGAAAAACTTTTATCCTGAAAAAGCGACACAAAAAAATTTATATCACATAAGTAATATTAGGCAACAATAATTATGAGGAAAAGCTTATAAACCTGTGGAAAATTTTTAAAGCATAAAACTAACAAAGAACTTTTTCAATAGAGCCGTAAATGAGAAAAGTCATACAATAACTATCGTTTACGGCTCAAGGTTTCTAACAAAAAGAAACTTGAATCCCACAGGCTTATTTCTTACACAAATTCCATTTTTCAAAGTGAACAAAAAGAAGGAAGTTGTAAAGATACTGGATAAATATGCTCAGGAAAAACTTAAAAACGGATATTTCTATAAAGCTATCTCGATGCTTAAAAGAGAATAAAACTCAATCCCAAAATGCATCCAGAGGGCAAGATTATTTTCCAGAACCTAGAAAAGTAAAAACCTGCTTTTAGAAGTGTTCAACATATTTATGGATTTTTCTGACACTAAAAAAGTAAACAAAAATACTAACGATACACAAAGATTTATAAAAACCGCCTCTTCTTATCTTCGATTTTCAAAAACATACATACGTATCACGGCAAGATAATCAGCAACAAATATTCGAAGTTCTAATTCTTTAAATAACACGGATGGACATTTCTATTATTTTTGTATTTTGTATAATTGTAGCTATCATTTATTAACTCTATGGAGGCCCGGTGGGATTTGCCAACTTTTTCAAGAAAAAGGGCACCGAAGAACTATTTCACGAGGCGGTTGCGGAAAAGAACTACCTTAAGATAGTGTCTTACGGCCGAAAATTAATGGAAAAAGGGGACGTTTCCTCCCAGGTAATCAATCCGCTTGTTGAAGCATTAATTAAAATAGGAAACAAAGATGAAGCCATAAAAATCCTCGATGATTATGCAGAAGAAAAGCTTAAAAACGGATACTACGCAGCGGCAATCGCCTTCTTGCAAAAGGCCTTAAAGCACGACCCGAACAATTTAAGGACCGTAGAGCTTCTCTCATCTGCATACGTAAAGAAAAATCTATATTACGAAGCTTTCATAGTTCTCATAGACCTTTTCAAAAAACTGTGCAAAGAGGGACGAAATGTATCAAAGATAAAAGATTCCATAGAACACTTCATCGAGAAAAATTCTCACCCAATTTTTTATGAAATGTATGCCGATGCCCTCCTTGAATCGGACAACAAAGATGAAGCTTATAAAAACTACATAATGGCAGGAAGTATGTATGCCTCTCTATCAAAATTTGAAGAGGCACTCAATGCATATCTCAAAGCGAGAGAAATCAAAACAAGCGAAATCGTCGACCAGAAGATAACCGAAATCGTAGCAAAACTTCAGGACAGCTCCACAAGACGCAAGATATTAAAAGGACTTATCCTTAACAATAGAGAAAATCTTGATCTACTCCAGACAGTTATAAAAGAGTTTACCAAAAACAACCTGCTGGACGACATAGACCAAGTCATTCTTACACTGAAAGATACAAAACTTAAATGGACAATAGCCATCTTAAGAGACATCGAAACAGGAGAAATAGAATCCGCTTTTGAAAACATAGAACAGCTCTCCAAACTTAACAAAGAGCTCGCGGAAAAACTTAAAGGAAGATTGTTTGCCAAATATCCTGAAGCCGTCGAATTTGAAAAAGAACCGGAAAGTGTCTACGGAGAAATTCCTTCTTCCGACGAAATACTCTCTTCCATATTCTCTGCCGTTGATGAAGCTGAACCTTTAGAACAGCCTGATGACAAAGGTTCTTTATTGAAAGTAGCCTCATCTTCCCACCACGTAGATAACAGAGAGATTGCAAAAACCTCAACTCAGCTCGACGGACCAATACACACAATTTCCATGGCAGAAGCAATGCTCGGGCTCGGAAATTATGAAAAAGCTATTGAGATGGCAAAGAAAGCCCTTGAGTTTCCGGAAGTTAGATTCAGAGCCATCTCATTAATAGCATCTGCTCATGTATCTCAAGGCAAATACAAAGAAGCCCTAAACCATCTTCTTGACGTGTTAAAGAAGTATCCACTATCGAACGAAGAGAAAAGAAACATAAAAGAAGCCATCGGAAAAATATATGAAGAGATAGGAGACAAACCTAAAGCCTCCTTCTGGTATAAAGAAGCCAAAAAAGAAACCTAAAAATAGAAAAAAATGCTAAAATTATTATTTCCTGAATATCTTCAGACAAAGAGAGGGAATAATGAAAAGAGCACTTCTTGGTAATGAAGCGATAGCTTACGGTTTGCTTATCGCAAATGTTGACGTGATGGCAGCATATCCCGGAACGCCAAGTTCCGAAATACTGGAAACCTATCAAAAACTCATCAAAAAACTTAATTTACCCGCTGTCGCCGAATGGTCAACAAACGAGAAAGTAGCCTTTGAAACAGCATACGCTGCAGCAGTAACGGGAAAAAGGGCCGCCTGCGGCATGAAAATGGTAGGACTTAATGTGGCTTCCGACCCTCTGATGAGCAGTGCCTACATAGGCAACAAAGGTGGTTTCCTCGTAATTTCAGCAGACGACCCCGGATTTTATAGTTCTCAAACAGAACAGGATTCTCGATACTTTGCCAAATTTGCAAGAATCCCAGCGCTTGACCCGACAGATCCCCAGGACGGACTTAAACTTGCCATATTAGGTATAGAAATATCTGAAAAATTTGAAATTCCTGTCTTACTAAGACCTGTTTTACGTGTATGTCATGGAAGACAGATAGTCGATATTACAGACTTCGAATTTAAAGGAAGAAAAGGAAACTTTGAAAGAAACATAGAAAGATGGGCAGCCGTCCCGCGAGTTCCAAGACTTAAACAGGGAATTAGTCTTCTCGCAAAATTGAAAGAAATTGAGAAGTTCAACTACAAATCCCTCATAGAGCCACAACTAAAGAAACTGAAGAACACCGAAAATCTTATTATCGCTTCAGGAACATCTTATGGATTCGCTCTCGAAGCAATAGAAGATAACCATCTAGACATTGATATTATTAAAATAGACATGCCAACTCCCCTTCCTGTAAACCTTCTTAAAAAACTCCTCGGCAGATACAAACAGGTAATCGTATTTGAAGAAACCTATCCGCTAATAGAAGAACAAATAGCACCGGTTGCAAATGTAAGAGGAAAACTTACAGGAGATGTATTCAACATAGACGAAGTTACCCATGAAAGAATAGCTGAGGGACTTAAAAATGCAGGAATACTTAAGAAAAATATCTATACCGGTAAAGGTTTTGACGACATTCCAGCTCCGCGGAAACCTACCCTGTGTCCCGGATGTCCCCACAGAACAGTATTTTACGGAATGAAAAAAGTCTTTGGAAACAACGCAATCTACCCTTCAGACATAGGATGCTACACGTTGGGACTGAATCAAAAAGCCGTTGACACCATCCTCTGTATGGGAGCATCTGCCGGACTCGCAGGTGGTTTTTCTATCTCTGACAAAAGCAAACCCATTATTGCAACAATCGGCGATTCAACATTCCTACACTCAGGAATACATCCGCTAATCAACAGTATAGCGAACAAACACAAATACATTCTGATTATCCTTGATAACAACACGGTAGCAATGACAGGCCTTCAGCCAACACCCGAGAGAACCGGGGGCGTAAGCATTGAAAAAGTGGTTGAAGGCTGCGGTGTAAAACCATTTGTTCTGGAATATGATGGTAAGGTAGAAACAACTGTTGATTTTTTCAACAAAGTTAAAGAAGCCTATAAAAACAGCGACGCTCCGGTAGTTGCCGTAGTAAAAGAATTCTGCACATTTGATAAAGAAAACGTTAAGCTTCCCGGAAAGTTTGCCAGCGTAGATCCACAAAAATGCACCGGATGTGGCTACTGTATGGATACATTCGGATGTCCCGCATTTGAATGGAAAGACGGCAAAGTCACAGTTAACAAATACTTTTGTGTCGGATGTGGCGTTTGCCTTTCTGGAGTATGTCCTTTCAATGCTTTTGTGGAGGATAAAAGATGAAATATCAAATAGTCTTAACAGGTGTTGGCGGTCAGGGAACAATATTTTTAGTTAAACTCCTTGCAAGATGTGCACTCAACAAAGGCATTCCTTTTATAGGAACAGAAACCCACGGAATGGCACAAAAAGGCGGGACAGTCATCTCCTACCTTAAGATAGGTAGCTTTCATGCACCGCTGATAGGAAAAGGACAGGCAGACCTGCTCATAGGCCTTTACCCTACAGAAACATTAAGATTTTTAGATTACTTAAAAGAATCAGCTTCCATAGTAACAAACAGTGATGATTCATTCCCAAACCTAAAAAACTTTAATTTAATCAAAGTTGACGCTTCAAAAAAAGCAGTAAAAGGAGAAATTAATCCGAAATCTTTAAACGTATTTATCCTTGGAGTCACATTAAAATATGTCAAAAACTTTCCTTTTTCCGTTGAAGAGATTGAGAAAGGAATAGAAGAATTAAACCCAAAGTTCGCAAAAGCAAACATCGAGGCACTTCATAAAGGCTTAAACTCATAAGGGGCAGTATACTGCCCCTTTCTTTTAGATAAATCATTGCATCTATTTGATTTTATCAACTATTTTTTATATAGTATTCTTTGTTTAAATCTTTTTTACATGGAGGTAGTTAAAGTGGATGCTCTGCTTCTCATGTTGGTTGTCTTTATAGGCTATATAATCGCCTACAACGTTTACGGTAAGTATGTAGGTTACAAGATTTTCGAACTGGCAACAGGAAAACCTGTGCCTTCAAAAGTTTACGAGGACGGAATAGACTTCGTACCGACCAAAAAAGAGATTATTTTCGGTCACCACTACACATCAATAGCAGGAACCGGCCCTATCGTGGGTCCTGCCATTGCCGTAATCTGGGGATGGCTCCCTGCAATTTTATGGGTATTTTTCGGCAGTATACTTATGGGAGCTGTTCATGACTTTGGAGCTCTTATTATTTCTATGAGAAACAAAGGTAAATCTATATCGGAGTTTGCAGGGAAATATATTAGTAAACGAACAAAATATCTATTCTTCGCAATCGTTTTCCTTGAACTATGGATAGTTATTGCGATTTTCGGACTTGTAATTGCCATCATATTCAACATGTTTCCCCAATCCGTATTCCCCGTATGGATGGAAATACCTATTGCCATGACCTTAGGATACCTGGTTTATAAGAAAGGAAAAAGCGTCGGTATCCTTTCAATAATTGCCCTCATCCTTATGTACATAACTATTATCATAGGTGTCTACATGCCGTTTAAACTGGGCTCTGTAGCTGGTATACCGGCAACAGGTGTCTGGACAATTATCCTGCTGATATACGCATTTATAGCTTCTGTTCTCCCGGTTACAATGCTCTTACAACCAAGGGACTACATAAACTCTCACGAACTCTTAGTAGCAATAGCACTACTCATATTCGGAATAGTAGCAAGTGCTTTTACAGGCAAACTTTCTATAGTTGCTCCAACTTATCAGGCCCATCCCCCACAGGCACCACCGCTTTGGCCTTTTCTTTTCATTACCATTGCCTGTGGTGCAATCTCCGGATTCCATTCTCTTGTTTCTTCCGGAACATCTTCAAAACAGGTTGCAGACGAACCTGACGCACTTTTTGTCGGATTTGGCTCTATGCTTATGGAAGGTGTTCTGGCAACACTCGTAATAATTGCTGTTGTAGCAGGAATTGGCATGGGTTATTTCCACAACGGGAAACTTCTAACAGGACATGCAGCGTGGCTTACCCATTACTCATCATGGACGGCGGCAAAAGGTCTCGGATCAAAACTGAGCGCTTTTATCAATGGTTCAGCCAATATGATAGAAAGCCTCGGAATTCCCGTAAGCTGGGCAATAGCAATAATGGGTGTGTTTGTCGCTTCCTTTGCAGGAACAACACTTGATACCGCAACAAGGATCCAAAGATACGTTGTTTCTGAAATATTCTCAGACATGGGATTAACCGTTTTCAAAAACCGCTACGTCGCCACCTTATTTGCCGTTCTTTCAGCGGCATTCCTGGCTTTTGCAACAGGTGCAAGTGGAAAAGGAGCTCTGACACTCTGGCCACTATTTGGTGCAGTTAACCAGACACTCGCCGGACTGGCCCTAATAGTTATTACTATCTATTTAAGATATAAAGGCGGCCTAAAGTGGATAGTCGCAGGCATTCCTGCCGTGTTTATGATAGCGGTAACATTATGGGCAAGTATTTTAAATGAAATAAACTTTATACATAAAGGTAACTACCTTCTTATTGTCGTAAACACGGTTATTTTAATAATCGTCCTGACAATAATTTTTGAAGGCGTTAAAACATTTTTCAGTATCAAAGAAGGAACTCCGGAACCGATCGATGAAGAAGCTAAAGCTTAAAGAACTCTTTAAAAAAGCCTGGGAGATAGCTGACAGTATCGGCAGAGATAGTGCCGTAAACGTAGTAGAGTCAGAAGTTGACGAGCTCGAAAAGATATTTTCACTCTTACTTTTAGGAGAGCTGGTAGGCTATCCCGGCTCTCCTTCTCACGTTTATATTCAAATGCTCCCTGTTTCTGAAAAACTGCTGATAACATTAGGAAATGCTGTAACAGAAGCAGAAGATCCTCTCGGCAAACTTTTTTCCGTATTTGACATAGATTGAGGAATTAAATGGAAAAAAGGATATTTTTCTTCACAGGAAAAGGCGGAGTTGGAAAAACAACAACATCATCAATGTTCTCTATATTTCTGGCTAACAACAATTTTAAAACGCTATTAATCTCTCTGGATCCTGCCCATAACCTGTTCGACATTTTCAAAATTCAGCCGTCTAACAATCCTGTAAAATTTAAAGAAAATCTATTTATATACGAAGCTGAACCGGAAAAATATAAAAAAATTTTCTTATCCAGAGTCCGTTCTGAAATGGAAAAAAACTTCCGTTATCTTACAGCCTTTAACCTTGAACACTACTTCAAAACCATTGAGAAATCACCTATATTACTTGAACAGGCAATGGCAACCGCATTTGAATCCCTAACAGAAAAGGAATTTGAGTGCTTTGTTTTTGACATGCCACCGTCGGCTTTATCCTATAGGTTTTTTTCACTTCCTGAAAATTCTCTCATATGGCTAGAAAACCTGACAAATTTAAGAAAAATAATTAATGACAAAAGAGAAATAATCGCACGCATAAAAAAAGAACCAATGGAAAAAGACCCTGTAATTAATAAGCTGCAAACTTTGAAGAAACAATATGAAGCATTAAAAAA is a genomic window of Desulfurobacterium indicum containing:
- a CDS encoding cold-shock protein, which produces MEKLTGTVKWFDSKKGYGFITADNGQDVFVHYTGIAGEGFKTLEEGERVTFNITETDKGLKAVDVERE
- a CDS encoding DEAD/DEAH box helicase, whose translation is MSFSFENLSRDIQASLKDMGFQEPTPIQKKAIPIAMEGYDIVGQAQTGTGKTAAFGIPIVEKLGKARGVKALILVPTRELAIQVSDELSSIAKRRRLGIYPIYGGVSIGRQISLLNKGRCNVAVGTPGRIKDLIDRGVLDLSNVEVVVLDEADQMLDMGFIEDIEYILKKTSVERQTMLFSATLPNEIKKLISRYLKSSYKTVRVGKSVITPKVNQKILFVKDNDRLKALTKLLKDNKDETTIVFVKTRRDAADLERRLQEKGIDAKAIHGNLTQRQRENVMNAFRKGRVKVLVATDVAARGIDVKDVGIVINYELPENPEIYVHRIGRTGRAGREGTAISLVTDNEKNRMYRIKGLNRVKKEKFKGVTTEDIKKEIASARVKPTYVKMAKDILNSSEEPVEVVAYLLEKLLS
- a CDS encoding tetratricopeptide repeat protein gives rise to the protein MGFANFFKKKGTEELFHEAVAEKNYLKIVSYGRKLMEKGDVSSQVINPLVEALIKIGNKDEAIKILDDYAEEKLKNGYYAAAIAFLQKALKHDPNNLRTVELLSSAYVKKNLYYEAFIVLIDLFKKLCKEGRNVSKIKDSIEHFIEKNSHPIFYEMYADALLESDNKDEAYKNYIMAGSMYASLSKFEEALNAYLKAREIKTSEIVDQKITEIVAKLQDSSTRRKILKGLILNNRENLDLLQTVIKEFTKNNLLDDIDQVILTLKDTKLKWTIAILRDIETGEIESAFENIEQLSKLNKELAEKLKGRLFAKYPEAVEFEKEPESVYGEIPSSDEILSSIFSAVDEAEPLEQPDDKGSLLKVASSSHHVDNREIAKTSTQLDGPIHTISMAEAMLGLGNYEKAIEMAKKALEFPEVRFRAISLIASAHVSQGKYKEALNHLLDVLKKYPLSNEEKRNIKEAIGKIYEEIGDKPKASFWYKEAKKET
- a CDS encoding thiamine pyrophosphate-dependent enzyme, producing MKRALLGNEAIAYGLLIANVDVMAAYPGTPSSEILETYQKLIKKLNLPAVAEWSTNEKVAFETAYAAAVTGKRAACGMKMVGLNVASDPLMSSAYIGNKGGFLVISADDPGFYSSQTEQDSRYFAKFARIPALDPTDPQDGLKLAILGIEISEKFEIPVLLRPVLRVCHGRQIVDITDFEFKGRKGNFERNIERWAAVPRVPRLKQGISLLAKLKEIEKFNYKSLIEPQLKKLKNTENLIIASGTSYGFALEAIEDNHLDIDIIKIDMPTPLPVNLLKKLLGRYKQVIVFEETYPLIEEQIAPVANVRGKLTGDVFNIDEVTHERIAEGLKNAGILKKNIYTGKGFDDIPAPRKPTLCPGCPHRTVFYGMKKVFGNNAIYPSDIGCYTLGLNQKAVDTILCMGASAGLAGGFSISDKSKPIIATIGDSTFLHSGIHPLINSIANKHKYILIILDNNTVAMTGLQPTPERTGGVSIEKVVEGCGVKPFVLEYDGKVETTVDFFNKVKEAYKNSDAPVVAVVKEFCTFDKENVKLPGKFASVDPQKCTGCGYCMDTFGCPAFEWKDGKVTVNKYFCVGCGVCLSGVCPFNAFVEDKR
- a CDS encoding 2-oxoacid:acceptor oxidoreductase family protein, giving the protein MKYQIVLTGVGGQGTIFLVKLLARCALNKGIPFIGTETHGMAQKGGTVISYLKIGSFHAPLIGKGQADLLIGLYPTETLRFLDYLKESASIVTNSDDSFPNLKNFNLIKVDASKKAVKGEINPKSLNVFILGVTLKYVKNFPFSVEEIEKGIEELNPKFAKANIEALHKGLNS
- a CDS encoding carbon starvation CstA family protein, with amino-acid sequence MDALLLMLVVFIGYIIAYNVYGKYVGYKIFELATGKPVPSKVYEDGIDFVPTKKEIIFGHHYTSIAGTGPIVGPAIAVIWGWLPAILWVFFGSILMGAVHDFGALIISMRNKGKSISEFAGKYISKRTKYLFFAIVFLELWIVIAIFGLVIAIIFNMFPQSVFPVWMEIPIAMTLGYLVYKKGKSVGILSIIALILMYITIIIGVYMPFKLGSVAGIPATGVWTIILLIYAFIASVLPVTMLLQPRDYINSHELLVAIALLIFGIVASAFTGKLSIVAPTYQAHPPQAPPLWPFLFITIACGAISGFHSLVSSGTSSKQVADEPDALFVGFGSMLMEGVLATLVIIAVVAGIGMGYFHNGKLLTGHAAWLTHYSSWTAAKGLGSKLSAFINGSANMIESLGIPVSWAIAIMGVFVASFAGTTLDTATRIQRYVVSEIFSDMGLTVFKNRYVATLFAVLSAAFLAFATGASGKGALTLWPLFGAVNQTLAGLALIVITIYLRYKGGLKWIVAGIPAVFMIAVTLWASILNEINFIHKGNYLLIVVNTVILIIVLTIIFEGVKTFFSIKEGTPEPIDEEAKA
- a CDS encoding ArsA family ATPase, which produces MEKRIFFFTGKGGVGKTTTSSMFSIFLANNNFKTLLISLDPAHNLFDIFKIQPSNNPVKFKENLFIYEAEPEKYKKIFLSRVRSEMEKNFRYLTAFNLEHYFKTIEKSPILLEQAMATAFESLTEKEFECFVFDMPPSALSYRFFSLPENSLIWLENLTNLRKIINDKREIIARIKKEPMEKDPVINKLQTLKKQYEALKNKFLRATVFIVKNPDRISSVEAERVKEWLKALNLKVKVLENRGRDIPETAAQISIGKLPPEVEKTFKSLFSL